The Halosimplex litoreum genome has a window encoding:
- a CDS encoding DUF362 domain-containing protein, whose amino-acid sequence MEIEFPDAEALAETNDHTVDDLPRFAVARRERDPETVANVAAAAREAVDAIDGFDGLDAGSSVAVTAGSRGIEEMPSVLAAAVDRLAERGFEPFVVPAMGSHGGATADGQRETLAALGITEETLGCPIRSSMAVEAVGEDDLGRPVYAAVDALDADAVLLANRVKPHTDFRGDVESGLAKMAVVGLGKHRGAESLHNAAIATDFSDVIADRYEVLRREAPILGGVALVENAHHRAARIEGVEAAAVLDREPELLALAREHLATLPVDDLDLLVVDEMGKDKSGTGMDTNVLGRYDFHGEAEPDEPSITRVYARSLTDPSHGNALGVGLADFVHRDLVADVDFADTYVNIVTSGEPRRAKLPFVVPDDATALLLAASTTGVADPAELRIARVPSTMDPDSLVVSEPVAAELRERDDVTVGPLEPLDLSDRTLAADPYR is encoded by the coding sequence ATGGAGATCGAGTTCCCCGACGCGGAGGCGCTCGCGGAGACCAACGACCACACCGTCGACGACCTCCCTCGGTTCGCCGTCGCGCGCCGCGAGCGCGACCCCGAGACCGTCGCCAACGTGGCGGCGGCCGCTCGCGAAGCGGTCGACGCGATCGATGGATTCGACGGCCTCGACGCCGGGTCGTCGGTCGCGGTCACCGCCGGCAGTCGCGGGATCGAGGAGATGCCGTCGGTCCTCGCCGCGGCGGTCGACCGGCTGGCCGAGCGGGGGTTCGAGCCGTTCGTGGTCCCGGCGATGGGGAGCCACGGCGGCGCGACCGCCGACGGGCAACGGGAGACGCTCGCGGCGCTGGGGATCACCGAGGAGACGCTCGGCTGTCCGATCCGCTCGTCGATGGCCGTCGAGGCCGTCGGCGAGGACGACCTGGGTCGGCCCGTCTACGCCGCCGTCGACGCCCTCGACGCGGACGCGGTCCTGCTGGCCAACCGCGTCAAGCCACACACCGACTTCAGGGGCGACGTGGAGAGCGGGCTGGCGAAGATGGCCGTGGTCGGCCTCGGCAAGCACCGCGGCGCGGAATCGCTGCACAACGCCGCTATCGCCACGGACTTTTCCGACGTGATCGCCGACCGCTACGAGGTGTTGCGCCGCGAGGCGCCGATCCTCGGCGGGGTCGCACTCGTCGAGAACGCCCACCACCGCGCCGCGCGGATCGAGGGGGTCGAGGCGGCCGCCGTCCTCGACCGCGAACCCGAACTGCTCGCGCTCGCTCGCGAGCACCTCGCCACGCTCCCCGTCGACGACCTGGACCTGCTGGTCGTCGACGAGATGGGCAAGGACAAGTCCGGAACCGGGATGGACACGAACGTCCTCGGCCGCTACGACTTCCACGGCGAAGCCGAGCCCGACGAGCCGTCGATCACTCGCGTCTACGCCCGCTCGCTGACCGACCCCTCCCACGGCAACGCCCTCGGGGTCGGCCTGGCGGACTTCGTCCACCGGGATCTCGTCGCGGACGTGGACTTCGCGGACACCTACGTGAACATCGTCACCAGCGGCGAGCCCCGGCGAGCGAAGCTCCCGTTCGTGGTGCCCGACGACGCGACCGCACTCCTGCTCGCCGCCTCGACCACGGGCGTCGCCGACCCCGCCGAGCTGCGGATCGCGCGCGTTCCGAGTACGATGGACCCCGACTCGCTGGTCGTCTCCGAGCCGGTCGCAGCCGAACTGCGCGAGCGGGACGACGTGACCGTCGGGCCGCTCGAACCGCTGGACCTGTCCGACCGGACGCTGGCCGCGGACCCCTACCGCTGA
- the pdxA gene encoding 4-hydroxythreonine-4-phosphate dehydrogenase PdxA, which produces MERPTVAVTMGDPAGVGAEVVVEAYPSLCDAATPLVVGDADVLAAAVDICDSDLTVERVDSPNAASADPGTIPVLDLDNVDADALTYGEVREDYGAASLEYVERAIELATDGAVDAIATAPINKQATRCAGSTHAGHTGMLADYTDTDEYAMMLVEGLSDDADGSVDADLIVTHVSTHVPLTEACNRVCRGRVRTTIDVTHEGLRDLGIDDPTIAVAGLNPHASDGGILGIAEGSEIEPAVEDAQADGLDVHGPESPDTVFAQAAGGASDCVVAMYHDQGHIPIKMLGFASDDAVSGVNVTVGLPIVRTSVDHGTAFDIAGEGCASEASMVDAVDLAARIARNRARREGAPDPDDSSAPDAGSD; this is translated from the coding sequence GGAGCGACCGACCGTCGCCGTGACGATGGGCGACCCCGCCGGCGTCGGCGCCGAGGTGGTCGTCGAAGCGTACCCGAGCCTGTGCGACGCCGCGACGCCGCTCGTCGTCGGCGACGCCGACGTACTGGCCGCGGCCGTCGATATCTGCGACAGCGACCTGACCGTCGAGCGCGTCGACTCGCCGAACGCGGCGAGTGCGGACCCCGGAACGATCCCGGTGCTCGACCTGGACAACGTCGACGCCGACGCCCTGACCTACGGCGAGGTCCGCGAGGACTACGGCGCGGCCAGCCTCGAATACGTCGAGCGCGCCATCGAGCTGGCGACCGACGGGGCCGTCGACGCCATCGCGACCGCGCCGATCAACAAGCAGGCGACCCGCTGTGCCGGCAGCACCCACGCCGGCCACACGGGGATGCTCGCCGACTACACCGATACCGACGAGTACGCGATGATGCTCGTCGAGGGGCTCTCCGACGACGCCGACGGGAGCGTCGACGCGGACCTGATCGTCACGCACGTCAGCACGCACGTCCCGCTGACCGAGGCGTGCAACCGCGTGTGTCGCGGCCGTGTCCGGACGACTATCGACGTGACCCACGAGGGGCTGCGCGACCTGGGCATCGACGACCCGACCATCGCCGTCGCGGGGCTCAACCCCCACGCCAGCGACGGCGGTATCCTCGGTATCGCCGAGGGCAGCGAGATCGAGCCAGCCGTCGAGGACGCCCAGGCGGACGGACTGGACGTACACGGCCCCGAATCGCCCGACACCGTCTTCGCACAGGCCGCGGGCGGCGCCTCCGACTGCGTCGTCGCGATGTACCACGACCAGGGCCACATCCCGATCAAGATGCTCGGGTTCGCCAGCGACGACGCCGTCTCCGGCGTCAACGTCACCGTCGGCCTGCCGATCGTCCGCACGAGCGTCGACCACGGCACCGCCTTCGACATCGCCGGCGAGGGGTGCGCCAGCGAGGCCAGCATGGTCGACGCGGTCGACCTGGCCGCCCGGATCGCCCGCAACCGCGCGCGCCGCGAGGGCGCCCCCGACCCCGACGACTCCTCGGCTCCGGACGCGGGGAGCGACTGA